From the genome of Hemiscyllium ocellatum isolate sHemOce1 chromosome 15, sHemOce1.pat.X.cur, whole genome shotgun sequence, one region includes:
- the LOC132822669 gene encoding histone H1-like, with protein MSGHILEAVGSSRDRRGLLLAGVKKALSAAGYDVPRINSQVNQAVWSLVSAGSLLRTAGAGASGSFKINRQHHQEGQNRPVAAAAAANPKSRGRQRKAAPTRGRKRSPVRRKKPPRSGRKKGRTAGGRRKVAKGTWVWRPGGRIRAARKATKDPLPGAEPPPGGQGAQPQTGGGGAAPRKLSQGLGNRGNKFRMKNRKRLFSEPLKKIKDKCQPF; from the coding sequence ATGTCCGGGCACATCCTGGAGGCGGTGGGGTCTTCCCGGGACCGCCGCGGCCTCTTGCTGGCCGGTGTCAAGAAGGCGCTGTCGGCCGCCGGTTATGACGTGCCGCGAATCAATTCGCAGGTGAACCAGGCGGTGTGGAGCCTGGTGTCCGCCGGCTCGCTGCTGCGGACAGCAGGTGCCGGGGCATCGGGTTCCTTTAAAATCAACCGGCAGCACCATCAGGAGGGTCAGAACCGCCCGGTGGCAGCAGCGGCCGCCGCTAACCCCAAGTCTCGGGGTCGGCAGCGGAAGGCCGCCCCCACCCGCGGCAGGAAGAGGAGCCCGGTGCGGAGGAAGAAACCACCGCGAAGCGGCCGGAAGAAGGGCAGAACCGCTGGCGGACGGAGGAAAGTGGCCAAAGGAACCTGGGTCTGGAGACCCGGTGGTCGCATTCGGGCGGCCCGGAAAGCGACCAAGGATCCGTTGCCGGGCGCTGAGCCGCCGCCCGGGGGGCAGGGAGCTCAACCACAGACGGGAGGAGGAGGAGCGGCTCCGAGGAAGCTGAGCCAGGGGCTGGGGAACAGGGGAAATAAGTTCAGAATGAAAAACCGAAAAAGGCTCTTTTCAGagccattaaaaaaaataaaagacaaGTGTCAGCCATTCTGA